Within the Phaseolus vulgaris cultivar G19833 chromosome 9, P. vulgaris v2.0, whole genome shotgun sequence genome, the region AAGGTTAATGATTTATCTATATAACCAATTCCTCCCAGTGGGAAAAGGTTTGGCTGTTGCTATCCACATCTAAGAATTAAAATATGCTAAACCTAAAATATAGAAGATGTGTCTCCTACTTTTTTATGTGTAAAtcgcaattttttttttcatgaaacatTACCCTCCCCCTAAATAAACTATTGATTCAAACCTGGACAGAATTTTAGAGAATGTTCGGATAGAAATTTAAAATGTCaaataattgaaaatgaaaCATGGTTATCTCAATCATAATCCAATGTACTTCTCCCTCCATGTCACACATTGGTTAAACCTTGTTGGTAGTCATTTTGAAGTTTGTGATTTACTAATTTAATAATGGCAATAGATCTCCAAATTGTCTTTCTCGACCAATATGTCAGCTTCATAAAACATTTCTTTCAATTTATTACAGATCTCTGATATTTGTTTCAGAATTAGTTGAAGTACTATCCACTTTGTCAATATCATGCCAAACTCCAACTATCAAAGGTATGTTACCATAAAAGCAGACAATATTGAATTTCCAGGTGCTATCATCTACCTGAAAGTTGTCAAATACTCGCTCAGTAATGTTATCATCAAAGTGCTTCATCTCATCCCATGGTCCATCTCCAACGCCAACCAAAATAATCGAGAGAGGATAGTAACTGATAATCAGAATATCCCACATTTAGAACAGATACACAAACAACAGAAGGTTACAAAAGAAATTGCTCTACCTTGCACCAACGATGGAATTAATGGTTGCTTGTTCTTGAGGACTAAGCCTTCCATGTGGTGTATCTGGATTTCTGGTAACCTTAAAAAACACAATAGATGTTTTAGAAAAACATAGAGAAGTAGGGAACACAATTCAATCATTccatgaaaagaaaataattggaAAAAGATAAATAGATAAAACCTGTCCATCAGCAATAATGACAAGAACATGATATTGACCGTTGTTCCTCTCTACGATGTCAATTGCTGCATCGATTACAGGGGCAAATGATGTTGGACCTATAAATTAGGGAAATGTAATAATTAAATCCCACGTATAGTCCTCCCTCCAAGAGAATGTTTCCTATATTATGCAAATGGCTATTTATCTTGTATGTTTTATTCAATTTGGTCCCTTATCTTTCAAAAAGttcaatttatttctttatgtTTTCGAAATGATTCACAATGGTCCTTCCATCAGTTTAAAATTAAGTCTGTTAATATACAACCGCCactatgattaaaaaatataaaaaaaatcacacgtCATTTCTCTTCTCCCTCCcctatgtaaaaaaaaaatccagttTGCTTAAAAATTaagatcaaatatatttttaaaatagctTTCCCTCTTAATCCAATGAAGCACctttagaaaacaaaattgcAATGACTTACCAAATGTTGAAGTGGATAATACCTTAAATATGACTACCCTAACTACGCAAATGAACTCTAAGGTTGAAACAAACAAGAGGCAAGTAAAATTTTTAACTTACGATATGTTTAGTCATATACAATAAATCATAACGCATTTTCCtcccttctctttctctctctcttaaaGTCAAATATTTGCAACAGATActtgtaataaaattgtaaaatctAGTCAACAGGGAATAGGATGCTGTAAACAAACCTGATAGCTTTAAGCATGGAACAATCTCTCTGTAGCGTTCAAGTACTTCCTCAAAACCATGACAAAATCTATTATCTTGATAAAAACTGAACACATTCTGATCATGTGTAGAAGCTACAACAGTAAATTCTCAGGAATCAATAGAAGAGAAAATACAGAACATTCGTCGAAAGTGAGAAAGGGACACTCACCATCACCAAATCCAAAACAGGGTATCAGATTGTCTTCATCAAAGGAAGACAAAGTATGACCAATGATGGAGATAGCTTGCTCATATGGATTAGGACTGTTTCCGATATGATGAAGGCTTTTTCGATGGAACGAGTGCTTGCCTACAATTACCAAGGTGAGACTTTCTATATTCGCCTACATATATACATCTATAATAATGATTTCAGATTCCAAAGGAATAACCTGTCCATTCATTGCTTTTGGTGAAGTCAATAGCAACTATTAAATTTGAAGATTCCAGACCAGCTTCTCTAAGAGCAGAAACAACCTGAAAGATATCTTATATAAGCACGATGCTTCTACATATAGTTACGTCTGACGGAACACGAGGCACATACAGTCAAACCAATTCATCAATAGTGATTACCCTTATATCGCTTAGATTAATATTGCATATCCACTCTAAATTCACCATGCAAAAGTAGCAGTGCTAACCTGATCCAATGAGCTGAAATTATCAGCTATATATGTGGGTTGCTGCTTTTTCTGACTCCGAGTGTTTGCTGAGCTCCCAGTATAAGTAGAGGGTTGATTATAGGTAGTATTCGAATAATCCCAAGCATAATATGATTCCTCATAGGTAGTATTCTCCAAATTCCCAGTGTAAGAGGACGGCTGATGATAGCTATCATTCACTGAACTCCCACCATAATAAGGGGGATGTTGATAAAAATTATCCTCAGATTCATACATTGACTCTGAATTTCCCATAATTACAGACCTACTTCCAGAAATATCCAGATAAGTAAATAATAATTGACAATAGAGGTAAAAAGACGGGACTAAAGTGAATTAAAGCAAAAGCCACATCACCAGAAACAATAACAGTTCATGATCACTAGTAAAATATCACAAGACAAAAAATATCATTTGCATATACTCTGGTGTCATTTCCAGTAACTATTAATTGAATATGTTGTTTTCTCAAGATCAAACTTATCACAATTTCCTTCCAATGATTCCCAAATCATAGTTAAATTCTGGTCAAATAACAAAACATTCGAGCAGACACAACAGCAGTCACGCACATCACTAATTACCAGAAAAATCATCAGTAAAGTAACGAGACCAACAGCACTATAAAACTTCAGTGCATCCATGGTAACACCAAACAATTAGTCGAATTAAATCGAAACGCAAGTAACACACATCTTCTCTTCAAGCAAGCATACATAACAATGACTGCAATAACTATAACCTAAGATCGAAGCTAAAATCACGACGATTtcaataaagagaagaaaaaggaaaaactgCTAGGATCGAGAGTTATACAACCACAATTGCATCCAAATCACAGCACCGTGAATCGCTAACTAAAAACGAcactaaaagaagaaaagagagaagTGAGAATCGGTGTTCGAAGTTCACCTTGTAGAGTTGCTGTGCGTGGAGGCGAAAGCTTTGATGCAGAGTTTGGGTGTGGCGATTAGGTGTTTGAGATTGAGAGAAGAGAAATGTGGTGATGGCCATTTCGTTCTGTTAGATTACTATATTagtaatttaatttagttagACTTGGACAGAATTGGTGGCGTGTTTCTTATGCGTGCAccctttgaaaactgtttttcttcGCTTCGAGTGTTATGCATCCGTCAGAGTCAAAACtttttgctccttttattaattacCTTTTCCAATTTTTCCTTCTAGACACTTTCCCAACTCCTTCATCATCGCTTCCCTTTTCCGTTCCGCCACCGAAGAAGCGTGTTATCTATCTGTTGAGTGCGGCAAGAAACTTAAATTACTTTAATAATTTACTATTATTCGTAAATTCCCtatctatttttattcttttagtattttttttttatttttctatttaacaCTCGTTTGTttttttcctatctagcactattttattttttattttcctatctaataccatttcaaaaataaataaataaataataaattaaaaaaattatcattttaattttgaatacattaaaaaataaatatttttaatgtttaaaatagttagaaatgtaattaatgaataaagaaatgaatttttacaaaataaaaataaaaagtaataaatttaaaatgtttagtttaaaattattttttttaaaatgaagaaaataaaaaattaaaccctacaacaacataaaagttgaatctataaacataaattaatatttaattttattattattgatgatgtaattatgttaatttcaagtaaaaaatacggGACATACTTATAAAataaccaaagtcaattagtattaattaatagtggacacacaaataatattgaagtgtctaccttaaatgcaaaatcttaaaaaaaaaaaactaatgcaaatgttacacttaatgcttagaaatgagaagaaaaaaatgcaaaaataaataagtctataaaataaaaacaaaaacaataaaataaaaacaaaaacataaataaataaagaatgacagaaaaaaaaaataataactaaaaacataaaaaaatataaaataaaggtaaaacaaaataaaataaagataaaagatataaaaaaaatccaaataagataaatataagagatataagactatactaaataagtatatgttgatcataaaaaggaaaataaatgaaagatgatcgttcatttaatattttcttcaatggtacattaaatagtttgtgcgaaatgaaacataattgaTGACGAGAAGTGCACAATCCAGTAATGTTGGGACATTCTTTATGTGTGTCCtgtgtttgacaatatgaacatttttttgttcgatcatgttgttctCTTGTGTCCATATcttttaaatgttaaatatcACTAAGTAAAAATAAGATATAAACATTTTCTCTCATCATTTATGAGTTCAACttactattttaatattaagttacagtaaaaaatatattaaacaaatttaaatttataacacaaTAAACATAACCAGCTTTGATTTATTGTTactaacataaaactaaaaaagaaaaatataataatgaaaagaataaagaagaagaataagatgAGAAACTCATTAACAAaccttaagaaaatatttattttttaattcatttccTCATCTCCGCAAGAATGTATTCAAAAAGCATTTAAtttgttagatagggaaataaaaaataaaagagtgctagggaaataaaaaataaaagggtactagatagggaaataaaaacaaaagggtgctaggaaaataaaaacaaaagagtgctggagaaataaaagtgtaaatgatgctagatagggaatttatccttattactattataatttataattaaattattttttgtttaaatataaGGTGTTGTATAACCTGAAACATGAACCAGGAACATATGGTTTTTTTCCAAGAAAAATATTAACGCTACATTGCTaaagatagttttttttttttgttttttttttgtaatttggtGTAAGATTCTGAACGTGTAATCTAGGGTAAGATTGTAAATATATGAACATTATTTTCAGCATTGAGTTGGTTTGATAAAATGAATCATACATAATGTGAGATAGTCTCCTGGTTATGTTCCGTGAATGATCTTACTTCAATAATAAGCAAtataatccaattttttttttgaaggaaTCCAGAAAGTCATGTCTTGTGAATTTTAGATCATAGATGAGTATAGCTTATGCCTACTACATAGGGTTAGAAGTGAAGCAATAGGAAAATGATAACTTTAATTCTCAAAAGAGCAAAGTGAAAAAGGTGATgtagaaattaaaaatgttttaatgtAATGGATCAACTCATTCATATGGAAggtgtacctgagtggagagatggggcccaggcacggtcggttgacgtggtgtaattgctgacgtgttgatcttcttctcctctggtcgattgtcctttcttgctgtctcctttggtcggtcgtcccttcgtgctatcaacttcggtcgggcgggggagggtacctgcgaaggcactccgacgctcaagtaagtatgagattctaagcgcagtttcgtaagtgaatgaaaacgtacctttctctggcttgagcacagtatttataggattgcctaatgggctttctatcccttgggctcagggtggttatggatatgtcttgtcagtcgtgctccggaatacccggggaacatatcttctctaaacgcatattccttattcttcggaggtgtatcttaaccaccttagcttgtcacataaatgcccttacatttattgtgtatacggccggtcggccacgtgcgttcgtttccatttagtgtataaggccggtcggccacgtgcgttcgtttccatttagtgtataaggccggtcggccacgttcgttcgtttccatttagtgtataaggccggtcggccacgtgcgttcgtccggtgcctaccagtacacttgccccccaggctcgaggtgaaTAAAAGCCGAAGAGTCGTAATAATTGTTGTGCCTTTCGAGTTGTCAGACATGAAATTTAACGGAATGACGGGACGTTCGTATTAGCGAAGAATATTTTCGGTTAGGCATCGGACAAGCGGCCTGCCTGCATGGAGCACCCCTGGAGGACGACCAGTAcgacagaaaaaataatagttgATGGAAAGCTGGTGCCGATCAACCCCGATGATAATTTAAATGAGGAGGCCGAGGGGGAGACCCCTGGCCCACAGCCTGACGCCTCTTTTGAAGAGTTAATGAACAATGTGGCATAGAAAATTGCTGGGCCCGACATGTGGGCAATGCGCActtgcataaataattctgattacattaaagtaataagataattctgatgccggacgaggcataaataattctgattacattagtaataagataattctgatgccgaacgaggcataaataagtgaataattctgatgccgaacgaggcataaataagtgaataattcagatgccgaacgtggcataaaaaagtctgattacgttaaggtaataattcagatgccgaacgaggcataagattgagtaaataattcggatgccgaacgtggcataataattatgattacgttgaggtaataatataattctgatgccgaacgaggcataaataagtgaataattctgatgccgaacgaggcataaataagtgaataattctgatgccgaacgtggcataaaaaagtgaataattctgatgccgaacgtggcataaaaaagtctgattacgttaaggtaataatataattctgatgccgaacgaggcataaataagtgaataattctgatgccgaacgaggcataaataagtgaataattctgatgccgaacgtggcataaaaaggtctgattacgttaaggtaataattcagatgccgaacgaggcataagattgagtacataattcggatgccgaacgtggcataataattctgattacgttaaggtaataattcagatgccgaacgaggcataagattgagtaaataattctgatgccgaacgtggcataaataattctgattacgttgaggtaataattcagatgccgaacgaggcatcagattgagtaaataattctgatgccgaacgtgacataaataattctgattacattaaagtaataagataattctgatgccggacgaggcataaataattctgattacattagtaataagataattctgatgccgaacgaggcataaataagtgaataattctgatgccgaacgaggcataaataagtgaataattctgatgccgaacgtggcataaaaaagtctgattacgttaaggtaataattcagatgccgaacgaggcataagattgagtaaataattctgatgccgaacgtggcataaataattctgattacgttgaggtaataattcagatgccgaacgaggcatcagattgagtaaataattcagatgccgaacgaggcataaataattctgattacgttgaggtaataattcagatgccgaacgaggcatcagattgagtaaataattctgatgccgaacgtgacataaataattctgattacattaaagtaataagataattctgatgccgaacgaggcataaataagtgaataattctgatgccgaacgaggcataaataagtgaataattctgatgccgaacgtgg harbors:
- the LOC137820376 gene encoding E3 ubiquitin-protein ligase RGLG3 isoform X1; the encoded protein is MGNSESMYESEDNFYQHPPYYGGSSVNDSYHQPSSYTGNLENTTYEESYYAWDYSNTTYNQPSTYTGSSANTRSQKKQQPTYIADNFSSLDQVVSALREAGLESSNLIVAIDFTKSNEWTGKHSFHRKSLHHIGNSPNPYEQAISIIGHTLSSFDEDNLIPCFGFGDASTHDQNVFSFYQDNRFCHGFEEVLERYREIVPCLKLSGPTSFAPVIDAAIDIVERNNGQYHVLVIIADGQVTRNPDTPHGRLSPQEQATINSIVGASYYPLSIILVGVGDGPWDEMKHFDDNITERVFDNFQFVNFTKIMSENTEASKKEAAFALAALMEIPFQYRAAQNIQLSDRESVLQQWRRPLPPPNEVIDNDNARMTIPHMANLESVEPSAPAGIEPVCPICLTNPKDMAFGCGHTTCKECGSTLSSCPMCRKQITTRLRLYT
- the LOC137820376 gene encoding E3 ubiquitin-protein ligase RGLG3 isoform X2, which translates into the protein MGNSESMYESEDNFYQHPPYYGGSSVNDSYHQPSSYTGNLENTTYEESYYAWDYSNTTYNQPSTYTGSSANTRSQKKQQPTYIADNFSSLDQVVSALREAGLESSNLIVAIDFTKSNEWTGKHSFHRKSLHHIGNSPNPYEQAISIIGHTLSSFDEDNLIPCFGFGDASTHDQNVFSFYQDNRFCHGFEEVLERYREIVPCLKLSGPTSFAPVIDAAIDIVERNNGQYHVLVIIADGQVTRNPDTPHGRLSPQEQATINSIVGASYYPLSIILVGVGDGPWDEMKHFDDNITERVFDNFQFVNFTKIMSENTEASKKEAAFALAALMEIPFQYRAAQNIQLSEESVLQQWRRPLPPPNEVIDNDNARMTIPHMANLESVEPSAPAGIEPVCPICLTNPKDMAFGCGHTTCKECGSTLSSCPMCRKQITTRLRLYT